The Vibrio tubiashii ATCC 19109 genome has a segment encoding these proteins:
- a CDS encoding glycosyltransferase family 2 protein → MSKPTIAVALIVKNEAQHLKACLETVHDWVDEIVVLDSGSTDNTEQVARTFTDKFFVNQEWPGFGPQRRIAQSYVESDYILWLDADERVTPELKESILAAVANNEPSTIYQTARLSWVFGRYIRHCGWYPDRVLRLYPTKLTQYNDALVHEKVEVTGEMKVENLTGDLIHFTYNDMNHYLVKSASYAKAWAEQREKKGKKSSISQGILHALGCFLKMYVVKAGFLDGKQGFLLSLLSAHSTFVKYADLWIRTETDKMPEKF, encoded by the coding sequence GTGAGTAAACCAACCATTGCCGTTGCCTTAATCGTTAAAAACGAAGCGCAGCATCTTAAAGCTTGCTTGGAAACCGTCCATGACTGGGTTGATGAAATTGTCGTCCTCGACTCTGGAAGTACAGACAACACCGAACAAGTGGCACGAACCTTTACCGACAAGTTTTTCGTCAATCAAGAGTGGCCAGGGTTTGGGCCCCAACGTCGTATCGCGCAGTCTTATGTTGAGTCAGATTATATTCTGTGGCTCGATGCTGATGAGCGTGTCACGCCTGAACTGAAAGAGAGCATTTTAGCGGCGGTTGCTAATAATGAGCCTTCAACCATCTATCAAACCGCGCGCTTAAGTTGGGTGTTTGGTCGTTATATTCGTCATTGTGGCTGGTACCCAGACCGCGTTCTGCGCTTATATCCAACGAAACTGACTCAGTACAATGACGCCTTGGTGCACGAGAAAGTCGAAGTAACTGGGGAGATGAAGGTTGAAAACCTTACTGGTGACCTGATTCACTTTACTTACAATGATATGAACCATTACTTAGTTAAATCAGCAAGCTATGCGAAAGCGTGGGCAGAGCAGCGAGAGAAAAAGGGTAAAAAGAGCAGTATCTCACAAGGTATCCTTCATGCATTAGGCTGCTTTTTGAAAATGTATGTCGTTAAGGCCGGCTTTTTAGATGGTAAACAGGGCTTCCTGCTGTCACTACTCTCTGCGCATTCTACCTTTGTCAAATATGCGGATTTATGGATTCGAACAGAAACCGACAAGATGCCTGAAAAATTTTGA
- a CDS encoding glycosyltransferase family 9 protein: MPLFSSAPKSLCILRLSAIGDVCNTVAAVQAIQRQWPETEVVWVTGKLEAKLIEDLDNITVVVFDKKDGWSGYKSLWRELKDYRFDALLHMQYAFRASIATLGIKAKYKLGFDATRSQDFQNLFTNVKVPSPQTMHVLDGLLAFGETLGVQDMSPKWRIDYSANDLAWATAQLDATKPNLVIVPAASKAYKNWTAEGYAKLIQHAHQAGWSIILAGSPAQVELDLAAKIENLIDVVVNNLVGKSSLKEMLALLDKANLVVAPDTGPAHMANAVNTPIIGLYAHHNPERTGPYQYRHYVVSAYEEAIQAETGKTSKELSWRARVKDKNAMQRIKAQQVITMFDKVVSDLNLPSSTPEVS; the protein is encoded by the coding sequence ATGCCACTTTTTTCCTCTGCTCCTAAATCTCTCTGCATACTGCGCTTGTCTGCGATTGGTGACGTCTGTAATACCGTTGCGGCTGTACAAGCGATACAGCGCCAATGGCCTGAGACTGAAGTCGTCTGGGTAACAGGCAAACTGGAAGCAAAGCTAATTGAAGATTTAGACAACATCACAGTAGTGGTGTTTGATAAAAAAGATGGCTGGTCAGGCTATAAATCACTGTGGCGCGAGCTAAAAGATTATCGGTTCGACGCTCTCCTGCATATGCAATACGCGTTTAGAGCCAGCATTGCAACTTTAGGAATAAAGGCGAAGTACAAACTCGGATTTGATGCCACGCGTAGCCAAGACTTTCAAAACTTGTTTACCAATGTCAAAGTCCCTTCCCCGCAAACCATGCATGTTCTCGATGGGCTACTTGCCTTTGGTGAAACGCTCGGTGTGCAAGATATGTCACCGAAATGGCGGATTGACTACTCTGCGAATGATTTAGCTTGGGCAACCGCTCAACTTGACGCGACCAAGCCGAACCTTGTGATTGTTCCGGCAGCGAGTAAAGCCTATAAAAACTGGACAGCAGAAGGTTATGCCAAACTGATTCAACATGCTCACCAAGCAGGCTGGAGTATTATTTTAGCTGGGAGTCCTGCTCAGGTAGAGCTAGATCTTGCCGCGAAAATCGAGAATTTAATTGATGTTGTAGTGAACAACTTGGTTGGCAAAAGTTCTCTCAAAGAGATGTTAGCGCTATTAGATAAAGCCAATCTCGTTGTTGCACCGGATACAGGCCCAGCCCATATGGCAAATGCTGTCAACACTCCTATTATTGGCCTATATGCTCATCATAACCCAGAGCGAACGGGGCCTTATCAGTATCGCCACTATGTTGTGTCGGCCTATGAAGAAGCGATTCAAGCGGAGACAGGCAAAACATCAAAAGAGCTGAGTTGGCGCGCACGAGTGAAAGACAAAAACGCGATGCAACGCATTAAGGCTCAGCAAGTTATCACCATGTTTGATAAAGTGGTCTCTGATTTAAACCTACCATCATCCACTCCAGAGGTATCCTAG
- the rpmG gene encoding 50S ribosomal protein L33 produces the protein MAKKGVREKIRLVSSAGTGHFYTTDKNKRNMPGKFEIKKFDPVVRQHVMYKEAKIK, from the coding sequence ATGGCAAAGAAAGGCGTACGTGAGAAAATCCGTCTAGTATCTTCTGCAGGTACTGGTCACTTCTACACGACTGATAAGAACAAGCGTAACATGCCAGGCAAATTTGAGATCAAAAAGTTTGATCCAGTAGTTCGCCAGCACGTTATGTACAAAGAAGCTAAAATCAAGTAA
- the coaD gene encoding pantetheine-phosphate adenylyltransferase, which translates to MSQKRLSRVIYPGTFDPITNGHLDLIERAADMFDEVIIAVAASPSKNTMFTLDERVQFAQQVTKHLDNVSSKGFSGLMVDFAKQEQANVLIRGLRTTVDFEYEFGLTNMYRRLMPGLESVFLTPAEEHAFISSTIVREVAIHGGDVTNFVPKVVAEALKTKAHV; encoded by the coding sequence GTGAGCCAAAAACGCCTATCCCGAGTCATCTATCCGGGAACATTTGATCCTATTACTAACGGACATCTAGACTTGATTGAGCGTGCCGCAGATATGTTTGATGAAGTCATCATCGCCGTTGCAGCCAGCCCGAGTAAAAATACTATGTTTACCTTGGATGAGCGTGTTCAATTCGCTCAACAAGTCACAAAGCACCTAGACAACGTCAGCTCTAAGGGATTTTCAGGCCTTATGGTCGATTTTGCCAAGCAAGAGCAAGCTAATGTCTTGATTCGCGGTCTGCGTACCACTGTCGACTTCGAATACGAATTTGGTCTAACAAATATGTATCGCCGCCTTATGCCAGGACTAGAGAGTGTATTCTTAACCCCAGCCGAAGAGCATGCTTTCATCTCTTCAACCATAGTTCGCGAGGTGGCCATTCACGGTGGTGACGTGACCAACTTCGTACCAAAAGTGGTGGCAGAAGCGCTAAAAACCAAAGCGCATGTTTAA
- the slmA gene encoding nucleoid occlusion factor SlmA codes for MAGTRKTNRRDEILQALAEMLESNEGASRITTAKLAKQVGVSEAALYRHFPSKARMFEGLIEFIEESLMSRINRILDEEKDTLTRIRLVLQLILAFAERNPGLSRILSGHALMFENERLRDRINQLFERIETSIRQILRERMLREGKAFPVDEKVLAAQLLGQVEGSLNRFVRSDFKYQPTANFEEYWALLSAQIK; via the coding sequence ATGGCCGGAACAAGAAAAACCAACCGCCGAGATGAAATTTTGCAAGCATTGGCTGAAATGCTGGAGTCCAACGAAGGCGCTTCACGCATTACAACCGCAAAACTCGCTAAGCAAGTTGGCGTTTCAGAAGCCGCGCTGTATAGACACTTTCCAAGTAAAGCGCGCATGTTCGAAGGCTTAATCGAGTTTATCGAAGAGTCTCTAATGTCGCGCATCAACCGTATTCTGGATGAAGAGAAAGACACTCTGACTCGAATTCGACTCGTACTGCAATTGATTCTAGCCTTTGCTGAGCGTAATCCAGGTCTGAGCCGTATTTTGTCTGGTCACGCACTAATGTTTGAAAATGAACGCTTGCGCGACCGTATCAATCAACTATTTGAGCGTATTGAAACCTCTATCCGTCAGATCCTGCGTGAGCGTATGCTGCGTGAAGGAAAAGCATTTCCTGTTGATGAGAAAGTATTAGCCGCCCAACTGCTTGGTCAGGTAGAAGGAAGCTTAAACCGATTCGTTCGCTCTGATTTTAAATACCAACCGACTGCAAACTTTGAAGAATACTGGGCACTGTTAAGCGCACAAATTAAGTAA
- a CDS encoding 3-deoxy-D-manno-octulosonic acid kinase, giving the protein MKTLQFDNQTIWYDEELLKEDPKQVFEPSYWQQNDKVIGSAQGRGTTWFVQTESIPAALRHYRRGGLFGKLVKDSYRFSGWEQTRSYQEFQLLKTLIQAGVNVPKPIAARAIKSSLSYTADLLSEKVPNARDLVSILVEKPLSAQIYQKIGQEIRKMHNAQVNHTDLNIHNILLDEDEEVWIIDFDKCYQQSGEEWKQSNLARLKRSFEKEVGKRHVKWVHSDFSVILSAYKGI; this is encoded by the coding sequence ATGAAGACTTTGCAGTTTGATAATCAGACCATATGGTATGACGAAGAGCTACTCAAAGAAGACCCTAAACAAGTTTTCGAACCAAGTTATTGGCAGCAAAACGACAAAGTTATTGGCAGCGCTCAAGGGCGTGGTACAACGTGGTTTGTGCAAACAGAGTCAATACCTGCAGCGCTGCGACACTATCGTCGTGGTGGTCTATTTGGCAAATTGGTTAAAGACAGTTACCGCTTTTCAGGTTGGGAGCAAACGCGCAGTTATCAAGAGTTTCAGCTGTTGAAGACGCTAATCCAAGCGGGCGTTAATGTCCCTAAGCCGATTGCAGCTCGTGCAATCAAAAGCAGCTTGAGTTATACCGCGGATTTGTTGAGTGAAAAGGTACCTAATGCCAGAGATTTGGTATCGATTCTGGTAGAAAAGCCACTTTCTGCACAGATATATCAGAAAATTGGCCAAGAAATCCGTAAGATGCATAACGCGCAAGTGAACCACACTGACCTCAATATCCACAATATCTTGCTTGATGAAGACGAAGAAGTTTGGATTATCGACTTCGATAAGTGCTACCAACAATCTGGCGAAGAGTGGAAGCAGAGCAATTTAGCAAGACTAAAGCGCTCTTTTGAGAAAGAGGTGGGGAAGAGACATGTCAAATGGGTGCACAGTGATTTTTCTGTAATTCTGTCTGCTTACAAAGGTATTTAA
- the coaBC gene encoding bifunctional phosphopantothenoylcysteine decarboxylase/phosphopantothenate--cysteine ligase CoaBC, protein MQTFAGKKILLGISGGIAAYKCAELTRRLIERGAQVQVVMTKAAKEFITPLTMQAVSGRPVSDSLLDPAAEASMGHIELAKWADLVLLAPATADLIARMSAGMGNDLLTTLVLATDSPIAISPAMNQQMYRNIATQENISTLARRGMHVWGPAAGEQACGDVGPGRMLEPMQLVERCEQFFADKPLKGKSVVITAGPTREAIDPVRYISNHSSGKMGFALAQAAVAQGAKVTLVSGPVSLTTPAGVERIDVDSAQSMYNAAIEQAKTHDIFIGCAAVADYRPESIAEQKIKKTDDSDQMTITMVKNPDIIASVAALSESRPFTVGFAAETQDVEHYARTKLSKKNLDMICANDVSVEGQGFNSNDNAITVYWKDGKQSLTLASKQQIASQIITTIAKKLEA, encoded by the coding sequence ATGCAAACATTCGCAGGTAAAAAGATCCTATTAGGTATTAGTGGTGGTATCGCTGCTTACAAATGTGCTGAACTGACTCGCCGCCTTATTGAACGTGGCGCGCAGGTTCAAGTGGTTATGACCAAAGCAGCTAAAGAATTTATTACCCCACTTACCATGCAGGCCGTCTCTGGCAGACCTGTCTCTGATAGCCTACTCGATCCTGCTGCAGAAGCCTCTATGGGGCATATCGAGCTTGCCAAGTGGGCTGATCTTGTCCTACTTGCACCGGCAACCGCGGATTTAATTGCCCGCATGAGCGCAGGTATGGGTAACGATTTGCTCACGACATTAGTGCTTGCCACCGACTCACCCATTGCCATCTCGCCAGCGATGAATCAGCAGATGTATCGCAATATCGCCACCCAAGAGAATATCTCTACCCTAGCGCGTCGTGGTATGCATGTTTGGGGCCCTGCGGCAGGCGAACAAGCGTGTGGGGATGTGGGCCCTGGGCGCATGTTAGAACCAATGCAGCTCGTCGAGCGTTGTGAACAGTTTTTTGCTGATAAGCCACTGAAAGGCAAATCCGTGGTGATTACGGCAGGCCCAACCCGTGAAGCGATCGATCCAGTGCGCTACATCTCTAACCACAGTTCTGGAAAAATGGGCTTTGCATTGGCGCAAGCTGCAGTGGCACAGGGAGCAAAAGTAACACTCGTTTCTGGCCCAGTATCCCTAACGACACCAGCAGGTGTAGAGCGTATTGATGTCGACAGTGCGCAAAGCATGTATAACGCTGCGATAGAGCAAGCAAAAACTCATGACATCTTTATCGGCTGTGCCGCGGTTGCTGACTATCGCCCTGAATCCATCGCCGAGCAAAAAATCAAAAAGACCGATGATAGCGATCAAATGACCATCACTATGGTGAAAAATCCCGATATTATCGCTTCTGTCGCTGCTCTCAGTGAATCTCGACCATTTACTGTTGGGTTTGCTGCCGAAACTCAAGACGTAGAACACTACGCTCGTACAAAGCTCAGCAAGAAGAATCTTGATATGATTTGTGCTAACGATGTCTCTGTCGAAGGACAAGGCTTCAATAGCAACGACAACGCAATCACCGTATACTGGAAAGATGGTAAGCAATCACTTACCCTTGCGTCGAAGCAACAAATTGCCTCGCAAATCATCACGACAATCGCGAAAAAACTAGAAGCGTAA
- a CDS encoding Kdo(2)-lipid IV(A) acyltransferase, giving the protein MSKDKYNQPPPFTLSLLHPRNWGVWLGFGLLALIVNVLPYPLLLRLGQSIGRLGMRFGKSRVHVARRNFELAFPDMSQSEIDKSVAENFKNTGMALIETGITWFWPTWRFKRILQTKDVEELKRLGKEGKGVLLCCVHALNLEITARAFGVLGLQGYGAYRPHSNPAYEFIQYRGRTRNGNKLIYRTDLKQMIRVLRQGHRLFYLPDQDYGHNKSVFVPFFAVEEACTTTGTSILAYTSKCAIIPGSGFRNSQGKYEIIADKNIEPDYPKKDETAAAAYMNKFVEEIIMRAPEQWMWLHKRFKSQPDETLTNSRYQ; this is encoded by the coding sequence ATGAGTAAAGATAAATACAATCAACCGCCTCCATTTACCCTTTCCTTACTACACCCGAGAAACTGGGGAGTTTGGCTCGGCTTTGGACTGCTCGCATTGATTGTTAATGTTCTCCCTTACCCGCTATTACTGCGTTTGGGGCAAAGCATAGGTCGTTTAGGGATGCGCTTTGGCAAATCCCGTGTACATGTCGCGAGAAGAAACTTCGAACTCGCTTTTCCAGACATGTCACAAAGTGAGATCGACAAAAGCGTTGCAGAAAACTTCAAAAATACCGGTATGGCCTTAATTGAAACAGGGATTACCTGGTTTTGGCCGACGTGGCGCTTTAAACGTATTTTACAGACTAAAGACGTTGAAGAGCTCAAGCGCTTAGGTAAAGAAGGCAAAGGTGTCTTGCTTTGTTGTGTTCATGCCCTCAACCTTGAGATCACCGCACGAGCCTTTGGAGTATTGGGTTTACAAGGCTATGGCGCTTACCGCCCGCATAGCAACCCAGCCTATGAATTCATTCAATATCGTGGTCGCACACGTAATGGCAACAAACTTATCTACCGTACCGACCTTAAGCAGATGATTCGCGTGTTGCGTCAGGGACATCGCCTTTTCTATCTGCCAGATCAAGATTACGGTCATAACAAATCCGTGTTTGTGCCATTCTTTGCCGTTGAAGAGGCCTGCACCACAACAGGGACGAGCATTCTTGCCTACACCAGTAAGTGTGCCATTATCCCGGGCTCTGGCTTTAGAAACAGCCAAGGTAAGTACGAAATTATCGCTGATAAGAATATTGAGCCTGACTACCCGAAAAAAGATGAAACCGCCGCTGCGGCATATATGAATAAATTTGTCGAAGAGATTATTATGCGTGCTCCAGAGCAGTGGATGTGGCTACACAAACGCTTCAAATCGCAGCCAGATGAAACGCTAACCAACTCTCGTTATCAATAG
- the rpmB gene encoding 50S ribosomal protein L28 — protein sequence MSRVCQVTGKRPVTGNNRSHARNATKRRFLPNLQTHRFWVESEKRFVKLRLSAKGMRIIDKKGIDAVLVDIRANGVNV from the coding sequence ATGTCACGAGTATGCCAAGTAACTGGTAAGCGTCCAGTAACGGGTAACAACCGTTCACACGCACGCAATGCTACTAAGCGTCGTTTTCTGCCGAACCTACAAACTCATCGTTTCTGGGTAGAGAGCGAAAAACGTTTTGTTAAACTACGTCTATCTGCTAAAGGTATGCGTATCATCGATAAGAAAGGCATTGATGCTGTTCTTGTTGATATCCGTGCAAACGGCGTAAACGTTTAA
- a CDS encoding glycosyltransferase family 9 protein, with protein MKKILVVRNDKIGDFMLAWPSFAMLKASLPDCQVTALVPKYTVALAKLCPWIDHVLVDPTKNASKQAQKDLIEQIRHEQFDASINLFSTTYNAKLVWKGKIPYRLAPATKLAQIFYNKRIKQKRSQSAKPEFEYNLDLIRAFLSDIGKPIVEPSAPYLSFSSQQLEQQKNKLAQQLELDINQPWVYVHAGSGGSANNLSLEQYTQLVSDLAGEFEVVLTAGPGEEQKAAELQKLMAERGRSAVLYDKNDGLVDFSCSIACADMFIAGSTGPLHIAAAIDVPTVGFFPSKRSATPLRWRPINSEGNHIAFCPPQAEDKASQEDMARIDVEKVLEELQPWANAKLA; from the coding sequence ATGAAAAAAATACTGGTAGTGAGAAACGACAAAATCGGCGACTTTATGTTGGCATGGCCGAGCTTTGCCATGCTTAAAGCCTCGCTACCAGATTGTCAGGTTACAGCTCTGGTGCCTAAATATACGGTTGCGCTTGCTAAGCTATGCCCGTGGATTGACCATGTGCTTGTCGACCCGACAAAGAATGCTTCAAAACAAGCTCAGAAAGATCTGATTGAGCAGATTCGTCACGAGCAGTTTGATGCTTCGATTAACTTGTTCTCTACTACTTATAACGCCAAGTTAGTTTGGAAGGGCAAGATTCCTTATCGCTTAGCTCCCGCAACTAAGCTCGCGCAGATCTTTTATAATAAGCGCATTAAGCAAAAACGTTCACAATCGGCTAAGCCAGAGTTTGAATACAACCTAGATCTTATTCGCGCCTTTTTAAGTGATATTGGTAAGCCTATCGTTGAACCTTCAGCCCCTTACTTATCATTTAGCTCGCAGCAGTTAGAGCAGCAAAAAAACAAGCTAGCGCAACAACTCGAATTAGATATAAACCAGCCTTGGGTCTATGTCCATGCGGGTAGTGGTGGCTCTGCAAATAATCTTTCTTTAGAGCAATACACACAGCTTGTCAGCGATTTAGCGGGTGAATTTGAAGTGGTTTTAACCGCTGGGCCAGGTGAAGAACAAAAAGCGGCTGAGTTACAAAAACTGATGGCAGAGCGTGGCCGAAGTGCTGTGCTTTACGATAAGAATGATGGCTTAGTTGACTTCTCTTGCTCGATTGCTTGTGCCGATATGTTTATCGCAGGCTCAACTGGGCCGTTACATATTGCGGCGGCGATCGATGTGCCAACCGTTGGTTTCTTCCCAAGTAAACGTTCTGCCACGCCACTACGTTGGCGACCGATTAACTCAGAAGGGAATCATATCGCTTTTTGCCCACCACAAGCTGAAGATAAAGCAAGCCAGGAAGATATGGCGCGTATTGATGTCGAAAAGGTGTTGGAAGAGTTACAGCCTTGGGCTAATGCTAAATTAGCATAG
- the lpxM gene encoding lauroyl-Kdo(2)-lipid IV(A) myristoyltransferase (LpxM is lauroyl-Kdo(2)-lipid IV(A) myristoyltransferase, an enzyme characterized in Escherichia coli and involved in biosynthesis of the form of lipid A found in that species and some closely related species.): MSTNEKNSIDKHLHNPTFEWSFLHPKHWGTWLGILFAGLFAFIPYRWRDALARKLSVFAVRKNGRVVRRARVNLRYCFPEKSEQERQEILEETFVKAAQYLLGYSEFLVRSTKHNQSRGVMIGEENILPLLDAGENVIILAPHAWAVDYPAVMLAAKGYKVTTIMKPQRNPIGDWLMQVQRMQYGGRIFAREAGVKPFVRSIKDGYLGYWLPDEDFGPANSVFVPFFGTEKATLKGFGKMARLSKAKVVPVLPAYNDKTGKYEVHILPALENFPTGDEETDARAMNQAIEDLVRPHPEQYMWNLSLLKTQRDGREIYDNSHHGDRDDIES, translated from the coding sequence ATGAGCACCAATGAAAAAAACAGCATAGACAAACACCTGCACAACCCAACTTTTGAGTGGTCTTTCCTCCACCCTAAACATTGGGGCACTTGGTTAGGTATCTTGTTTGCTGGGTTATTTGCTTTTATTCCATATCGCTGGCGTGATGCGCTTGCACGCAAGTTATCCGTCTTTGCCGTGCGCAAAAATGGTCGTGTGGTGCGACGGGCTCGCGTCAACCTAAGATACTGTTTCCCTGAAAAGTCTGAGCAAGAACGTCAAGAGATCCTTGAAGAGACTTTCGTCAAGGCTGCGCAATACCTGTTGGGTTACTCTGAATTTTTAGTGCGCTCAACCAAACACAACCAAAGCCGTGGCGTGATGATCGGTGAGGAAAACATCTTACCGCTGCTAGATGCTGGTGAGAACGTCATCATCCTAGCGCCTCATGCGTGGGCGGTTGACTACCCTGCGGTTATGCTTGCCGCGAAAGGTTATAAAGTCACCACCATTATGAAGCCACAGCGCAATCCAATTGGTGACTGGCTAATGCAGGTTCAGCGCATGCAGTATGGTGGCCGTATCTTTGCTCGTGAAGCAGGGGTGAAACCTTTTGTGCGCTCAATTAAGGACGGTTATCTGGGTTATTGGTTACCAGACGAAGACTTTGGCCCTGCCAACTCAGTGTTTGTTCCTTTCTTTGGTACAGAGAAAGCCACGCTCAAAGGTTTTGGTAAAATGGCTCGTCTATCTAAAGCGAAAGTCGTCCCTGTTCTGCCTGCCTACAACGATAAAACCGGTAAGTATGAAGTGCATATCTTGCCTGCGCTTGAAAACTTCCCAACAGGCGATGAAGAGACCGATGCTCGCGCGATGAACCAAGCGATTGAGGATTTAGTCCGTCCACATCCAGAGCAATATATGTGGAACCTTTCGCTGCTGAAAACCCAACGCGATGGTCGTGAGATTTACGATAACTCACACCACGGTGATCGGGATGATATAGAGAGCTAG
- the mutM gene encoding bifunctional DNA-formamidopyrimidine glycosylase/DNA-(apurinic or apyrimidinic site) lyase — protein MPELPEVEVSRMGISPHLIGQTVAKLTFRTPKLRWDIPAELKKMEGQVIRGITRRAKYLLIETDAGSAIVHLGMSGSLRVLDAEISPAKHDHVDLKLANGKVLRYNDPRRFGAWLWTEDGTHAALGSMGPEPLTPEFNADYIAEKAANKRVAVKQFIMDNKVVVGVGNIYANESLFSSGIHPTRPAGKLTAKEWELLVKEIKRVLNTAIKQGGTTLKDFAQADGKPGYFAQELQVYGKSGEPCPTCGELIEEQKIGQRNTFFCNSCQK, from the coding sequence ATGCCTGAATTACCTGAAGTTGAAGTAAGCCGAATGGGGATCTCGCCTCACCTAATTGGTCAAACGGTGGCTAAACTGACATTTCGTACCCCTAAGCTGCGTTGGGACATACCAGCAGAGCTGAAAAAAATGGAAGGGCAGGTCATTCGAGGGATTACTCGCAGAGCCAAGTATTTATTGATCGAAACCGATGCAGGTAGCGCGATTGTCCATCTTGGGATGTCTGGCTCACTAAGAGTGCTAGACGCTGAGATCTCACCGGCTAAACATGATCATGTTGATCTGAAGTTAGCTAACGGGAAGGTGCTGCGCTATAACGATCCAAGACGATTTGGCGCTTGGCTATGGACAGAAGATGGTACTCATGCAGCACTAGGTAGTATGGGGCCTGAGCCGCTAACCCCTGAATTCAATGCCGATTATATTGCTGAAAAGGCCGCGAATAAGCGCGTTGCGGTGAAGCAATTTATTATGGATAACAAAGTCGTGGTTGGCGTAGGCAACATCTACGCTAATGAGTCGCTATTTAGTTCCGGTATCCATCCCACACGACCTGCCGGAAAGCTAACGGCGAAAGAGTGGGAATTATTAGTCAAAGAGATTAAACGAGTACTGAATACTGCAATCAAACAAGGTGGAACGACGCTAAAAGATTTCGCTCAAGCTGATGGAAAGCCAGGTTACTTTGCACAAGAACTGCAAGTTTATGGCAAATCAGGCGAGCCCTGCCCAACCTGTGGCGAACTTATCGAAGAGCAGAAGATCGGTCAGCGCAATACGTTTTTTTGTAATAGTTGTCAGAAATAG
- the radC gene encoding RadC family protein: MNALPKESMPREKLLSHGPQSLTDAELLAIFLRTGTQGMNVLALSDHLIKEFGSLRALFSADLDHFCRHKGLGVAKYVQLQAVLEMTQRYLAETLKRGDALTSPEQTKLYLSGLLRDKQREEFFVLFLDNQHRVICGEPLFQGTIDAASVYPREVVKRALEHNSAALILAHNHPSGVAEPSQSDRRITRRISDALALVDIRVLDHFVVGDGEIVSFAERGWI, from the coding sequence ATGAACGCTTTACCAAAAGAATCCATGCCTAGAGAAAAGCTGCTATCACATGGCCCGCAATCGCTAACGGACGCCGAGCTGCTGGCGATATTTTTAAGAACGGGTACTCAAGGAATGAATGTTCTGGCTCTATCAGACCATTTGATTAAGGAATTTGGCTCACTCAGAGCGCTTTTTTCTGCTGACTTAGACCATTTTTGTCGCCATAAAGGGCTCGGTGTCGCTAAATATGTTCAACTGCAAGCGGTACTAGAAATGACCCAACGCTACTTAGCTGAGACGCTAAAGCGTGGTGATGCCTTAACCAGCCCTGAACAAACGAAACTCTATCTATCTGGACTACTCAGAGATAAGCAGAGAGAAGAATTCTTTGTGCTCTTTTTAGACAATCAACATCGGGTTATATGTGGAGAGCCTCTGTTTCAAGGAACGATAGATGCTGCCTCTGTGTACCCAAGAGAAGTCGTTAAGCGCGCTTTAGAGCACAATTCAGCGGCTCTGATTTTGGCCCATAATCACCCGTCAGGTGTTGCAGAGCCTAGCCAAAGCGATCGACGAATAACCCGCCGAATCAGTGATGCGTTAGCGCTGGTGGACATCCGCGTACTAGACCACTTTGTGGTTGGCGATGGAGAGATTGTTTCCTTTGCGGAGCGCGGTTGGATTTAA